The genomic window GTGTCCCGAAGCTCGACCCCGGCCTGCTCCGAGAGATCGTCATCCGAATCATTCGGAAAGCGAAACTCGAGGACGTCGACCGAATCGTCACGCCCGCCGCGATGGGCATTCACATCTCGACCGCGGTCTCGCTGATGACCGACATCCCGCTGACCGTGATCCGGAAGCGCCAGTACGGCCTCGACGACGAGGTCGCCATCTCCCAGAAGACCGGCTACTCGGAGAACGAGATGTACATCAACGACGTCCGCGAGGGCGAGCGCGTGCTCGTCCTCGACGACGTCCTCTCGACGGGCGGCACGCTCGCGGCCGTCCTCGACGCCCTCGACGAGATCGGTGCGGAGGTCATCGACACGGTCGCGGTCATCAAGAAGGTCGGCGGCGAGAACAAGGCCGCCGACGCCGGCTACGACGTCAAGACGCTGATCAACGTCGACGTCGTCGACGGCGAGGTCGTCATCGTCGACGAGGACGGCGACTCGTAGGCGTCGCGCATCCGGCGAGTCGATCGGTCACGAATCGATCGGATATCACTATTAGTGACAAAATCGACAGCTGAGCGCTCGGTGACAAGGAATATAGTAGCGGACTGGGTATCCATTCCCAATGGGACACACTGGTGAGGGTGATTCCGTCCGACTCCCTCGTCGATCGGTGCTCGCCGGACTCGGGGGGTTCGGCGCCGTCGGCACGGCCGGCTGTATTAGCACCGACCAGGGGATCGAACTCGATAGCGATCCCGAGAGACTCATCTTCGAGGGGTTCCGGGAGGCGGGCGTCGAACCGCCCGTCGAGACGACGATTTACTCCAATGCCGAGACGAACGGGCGGAAACGGTGGGCGCAGCTGGTCAAGCGCGAACTGGACAGTACCGACCTGTTCACCGTCGAGTTCGAGACTCTCGAGTGGACCTCGTACATCGATCTGGTCAACAACATGGCCGCCAACGAGGAGAACGCGCTGGTCTGTCTGGGATTTATCGGCGGCTGGGATCCGCATCAGTACGTCTATCCGGGCTTTCACTCCGACAGTTTCGCCCCGACCGGCCTCAACATCAACCACTACGAAAACGAGCGGGTCGACGACCTCATCGACGAGGGGGTCGCGACCGTCGACGGCGACGAGCGCGTCGAGATCTACGAGGAGTTACAGGAACTACTCGTCGAAGAATCGCCGCTGTCGTTCGTTCGCGCCCCCGAAGAGATCGTCACCTATCGAGCCGACGCGATCGAGGGATTCCGGACGTATCCGGTCCCCGGTGACGAGTACAAATCGATCTACGCGCCGACGCTCGGAACCTACACGGAACTCACCACCGGAGCGACCGAACTCGTCGGCGACGCGGGAACGGAGATCGACAGCTACGATCCGGTCCAGACGGCCGACGACGTCTCGTATATGGTCACCGGCCTCGTCTACGAACAGCTCCTCGAGATCGACTTCGACGGGAGCGTTCG from Haloterrigena sp. KLK7 includes these protein-coding regions:
- a CDS encoding ABC transporter substrate-binding protein; this encodes MGHTGEGDSVRLPRRSVLAGLGGFGAVGTAGCISTDQGIELDSDPERLIFEGFREAGVEPPVETTIYSNAETNGRKRWAQLVKRELDSTDLFTVEFETLEWTSYIDLVNNMAANEENALVCLGFIGGWDPHQYVYPGFHSDSFAPTGLNINHYENERVDDLIDEGVATVDGDERVEIYEELQELLVEESPLSFVRAPEEIVTYRADAIEGFRTYPVPGDEYKSIYAPTLGTYTELTTGATELVGDAGTEIDSYDPVQTADDVSYMVTGLVYEQLLEIDFDGSVRPLLATDWRRIDETTWRFDLRKDVRFHTGEPFTAADVRATLERYEGTPSERDVYNWYESAEILGDHEIEISLRKPYGPLETAIAQVPILPEAVADGTHDISKRPVGTGPYAFKKHEPATLWRLVANEDHWHDGSNGVPATPPIETVTMRIITDSSARRGALEAGDIHLTTGLPNESLETFEADDAFVVDRTTGAAVDFLGYPSYLEPFSNPKVRRGIGQLIPRERIIEDAFHGAGTAAYTPISPMHERFVDPEFEARIVDEYFS
- the hpt gene encoding hypoxanthine/guanine phosphoribosyltransferase; this translates as MDQLKRSLLEAPIIEKNGYHYFVHPISDGVPKLDPGLLREIVIRIIRKAKLEDVDRIVTPAAMGIHISTAVSLMTDIPLTVIRKRQYGLDDEVAISQKTGYSENEMYINDVREGERVLVLDDVLSTGGTLAAVLDALDEIGAEVIDTVAVIKKVGGENKAADAGYDVKTLINVDVVDGEVVIVDEDGDS